From Chryseobacterium shandongense, the proteins below share one genomic window:
- a CDS encoding winged helix-turn-helix transcriptional regulator, with translation MKDDKVLARYQIDEFKFHCEIDIAMHFMGGKWKTVVLWYLKDGKKRFNELSKHIPNITEKMLSIQLKSLEQDGIIKKEVFNSKPPLKVEYSLTEFGQTIIPLLESLARWGHVVAAEKL, from the coding sequence ATGAAAGACGATAAAGTCTTAGCACGGTATCAAATTGATGAATTTAAATTTCATTGCGAAATTGATATAGCGATGCATTTCATGGGAGGCAAGTGGAAAACAGTAGTATTGTGGTATTTAAAAGACGGAAAAAAGAGATTTAATGAACTAAGTAAACACATTCCTAACATTACAGAAAAAATGCTTTCCATTCAATTGAAAAGTTTAGAACAAGATGGAATTATAAAGAAAGAAGTTTTTAATAGCAAACCGCCTTTGAAAGTTGAGTATTCGTTAACAGAATTTGGCCAAACAATAATTCCTTTATTGGAATCTCTGGCAAGATGGGGACATGTCGTAGCAGCAGAAAAATTATAG
- a CDS encoding NAD(P)H-dependent oxidoreductase — translation MNILVILSHPNLENSIANKTIIEQLSKRFEQIEIRHLETLYPDYKIDVEGEQAALLTADFLIFQHPFYWYSTPPMLKKYLDDVMTPGFAIGVGGDKLKGKQFLQSITLAGSQQSYTALGYNHFRVQEFLKPMEQTAFHTQMIYNLPIYSHRNEYKPEVFSSVSEVKENAVTHAEKVIEKIEDFLNGNKSNVAAFIYKWFEHFDMLDDQGYFIQYLDTDIEFTFPGYGTITGHESFKQWYTSVKEKFEKPLKHEVQNLVIEESFRNQFDIRFQVKFSAIQKESQKEFTVFESENWKLFWNETTDRPVIKKYTVSN, via the coding sequence GTGAATATCCTAGTAATTTTATCTCATCCCAATTTAGAAAATTCAATTGCCAACAAAACTATAATTGAACAGCTTTCCAAAAGATTCGAACAGATCGAAATACGTCATCTCGAAACACTTTATCCTGATTACAAAATTGATGTTGAAGGAGAGCAGGCAGCCTTACTTACTGCGGATTTTTTAATTTTTCAGCATCCTTTTTATTGGTATAGCACACCTCCTATGTTGAAAAAATATTTAGATGATGTAATGACCCCAGGTTTTGCTATTGGTGTTGGAGGCGATAAGCTAAAAGGTAAGCAATTTTTACAAAGCATAACTTTAGCAGGATCGCAGCAATCCTATACAGCCCTTGGATATAATCATTTTCGAGTTCAGGAATTTTTAAAGCCAATGGAACAAACTGCTTTCCACACACAAATGATCTATAACCTTCCAATATATTCTCATCGTAACGAATATAAACCGGAAGTATTTAGCTCTGTTAGTGAAGTGAAAGAAAATGCTGTTACTCATGCAGAAAAAGTAATTGAAAAAATTGAAGATTTCTTAAATGGTAATAAAAGTAATGTTGCTGCATTTATCTATAAATGGTTTGAGCATTTTGATATGCTAGATGATCAAGGATATTTTATCCAATATTTAGATACAGATATAGAGTTCACATTTCCAGGATATGGAACTATAACCGGACATGAAAGCTTTAAGCAATGGTATACTTCAGTAAAAGAAAAATTTGAGAAACCTTTGAAACATGAAGTTCAAAATCTAGTTATTGAGGAAAGTTTTAGAAATCAATTTGATATTCGTTTTCAAGTTAAGTTTTCTGCAATTCAAAAAGAATCTCAGAAAGAGTTTACTGTTTTTGAATCAGAAAATTGGAAATTATTTTGGAATGAAACAACTGATCGACCCGTTATTAAAAAGTATACGGTGAGTAACTAA